CGGCGTCCTGTTCGGCGTCATGGCCGTCGCCGGCGCGGTGCGTGGCGACGGCATCGGCGGCCTGCCGACGGCCGCCCGTCTTGTCGGCGAGCGCTTCGTCGATCCGCGCCCGGTGTGCAGGTCTTCGACCGCAAGCCGGCCCTGGGGGCGGCGCCCGCCTGGTTGTCCAGGTCACACTGGCCGTGCTGTGCGTACCGGACGTACGCGAATCTGCGCCCCGGACCCCGCCGCCGGCCCGGGGCGGCACCGAACGCGCGTCAGCCGATGCCGAACGCTCCGTCGGGGGGTTCGGGTGACGGCACGGCGTCCGCGTCCCGCACCGCCCGCGCGTCCCCGATGAACTCCCGCAGCCCGGCGCCGTGTTCGACCCGGGCCGGGAAGACGTCGGCGGCGGTGAGCCGGGCCAGGGCGGCGACGTCGATCGCCTGATGCCCGGCGACGAGCACGGCGTTCCCGAACCGCCGGCCCCGCAGCACACCCGGCTCGGCGATCAGCACGAGTTCCTCGAAGGCGGTGGCCAGGGTGGCGAGTTGCGACCGCAGGAAGACGAAGGGCGCGGAGTCGGGGAGGTTGGCGAGATAGACCCCGCTCCCCCGCAGCACCCGCGCGGCAGCGCGGACGTAGTCGACCGACGTCAGATGCGCCGGCACCCGCGACCCGCTGAAGACGTCCGCGAGGAGAACGTCCGCCGAGGCGGCGGGAGCGTTCTCCAGCCAGGCCCGGGCATCCGCCGTGTGCAGGGCGATGTTCGCGCCCTGCGGAAGCGGCAGATGCCCGGACACGAGCTCCAGCAGCCCCCGGTCGGCCTCGACGACGTCCTGGCGCGAGCCCGGCCGGGTCACGGCCACGTACCGGGGCAACGTGAGCGCCCCACCCCCGAGATGCACCACGTCCAACACCCGCCCCGGCTCGGCCACGACATCCAGCACATGGCCGAGCCGCCGTGTGTACTCGAACTCCAGGTGCGCGGGTTCGTCGAGATCGACGTAGGACTGCGGCGCCCCGTCCACGGTCAGCAGCCAGGCCCGTGCCCGGTCGACGTCGGGCATCAGCTTGGCAAACCCATGGTCGACGGACCGGCCGACTGGTACAGGCTCATTCACCCCCTCATTGTGCCTGTGCGGCAACGCCCCTCAAGGGGCGCGGGGAACCGCGCGACCAGCCACAACGGCCCCGCGGTCCACCCGCGACCTCAGCCGACAACGGTCACGGTCCCCGCCCCCACGGTCCTGCCACCCTCACGAATGGCGAACCCGAGCCCCGGCTCCAACGGGACCTCCCGTCCCAGCTCCACGGTCATGGCAACCGTGTCACCGGGCCGGGCCACGGCCACCTCACCGAGGTCGACGACCCCGACCACATCCGCGGTCCGGATGTAGAACTGCGGCCGGTACCCGGAGGAGACGGGCCTCGTCCGCCCGCCTTCGCGAGCCGACAGGACGTACACCTGCGCCGAGAAGCGCCGCCGCGGCTTCACGCTCCCCGGCGCCGCCACGACCTGCCCGCGCCGCACGGCATCCCGCGGCACCCCCCGCAGCAGCAACGCCACGTTGTCGCCGGCCTGCGCCTCCTCCATCGGCTTCCCGAAGGTCTCCAGACCGGTGACCACCGTCTCGACGGACGCCCCGAGCACCTCGACCCGGTCCCCGACGCGCACCACGCCCCGCTCGACCGCCCCGGTCACCACGGTGCCCCGCCCGGTGATGGTCAGCACGTTCTCCACCGGCAGCAGGAACGGCGCGTCCAGATACCGCTCCGGCATCGGCACATACGTGTCCACCACGTCGAGCAGCGCCTCGATCGACGCCGTCCAGCGCGGGTCTCCCTCCAGCGCCTTCAGACCCGAGACGCGTACGACGGGTACGGAGTCACCGCCGTAGCCGTGCGCGGTGAGCAGGTCGCGGACCTCCAGCTCGACCAGGTCGGCCAGCTCCTCGTCCCCCGCGTCGGCCTTGTTGAGGGCGACCACGATGTGGTCGACGCCCACCTGCCGGGCGAGCAGCACGTGTTCGGCGGTCTGCGGCATGATCCCGTCGAGCGCGGAGACGACGAGGATCGCCCCGTCGAGCTGCGCGGCGCCGGTGACCATGTTCTTGACGTAGTCGGCGTGGCCCGGCATGTCGACGTGCGCGTAGTGCCGGGTGTCGGTCTCGTACTCGACGTGCGCGATGTTGATGGTGATGCCGCGCGCCGCCTCCTCGGGCGCCCGGTCGATCCGGTCGAACGGCACGAACGCGCCGCTGCCGCGGTCGGCGAGGACCTTGGTGATGGCGGCCGTCAGGGTCGTCTTGCCGTGGTCGACATGACCCATGGTGCCGATGTTGAGATGCGGTTTCGTGCGGACGTAGGCCGTTTTGGACATGGCTGTACCTCGAAGCTTGATCAGCGGAGAAGGAACTGGGACCCCGAGGTGCTGCCCGACCCTCCCCTTGCGGGGTCCGCCGGACGAACCGGAGAGGGTCAGCTTCGGGCGCCGTCGGCAACGGCCGTGAGAACGGCGACGGCAGCCTTCGGGGCATCCGTGACCACGGATGCTGCGAGGGTGAAGGCGTACCGGAACATGTCGTCGATCATTGCCGACGCTTTACCGCACGTCGAATGGTTTTCGGTTGCCTGCGCGGGGGGGTTGCGCACCGCCGGCTGTGACGCTCGTGAGACGAACCATACGGCGATCACACACATTTGTCGGTTAGTGTCACCGGATGCTCGATGCCACCACCCGCTCTGGGGGCACCGCCACGGCCTCTCCCCGGGCCACCGCCGCGGAGCTCGCCGTCGCCGTCCCCCCGGCAACGACCGCCTCGCCCGCCGTACCGAACCGTTTCGCCGCTCGCTGCTCGAGAGTTCTGCTCTCCCCGTGGTCGCGGTTGTCCCTGCTCGTCGTGCTGCTCGCCGCGGGCGCGTGCGGGGTGCTGCTGTTCGAGCCGCAGCGGCTGCTGACGGAGGGCTGGCCCCCGCAGCTCGGCGGTGCCGCGGCAGCCGCGGTGTTCGCGGTGGCGTACGGCGTGTGCACCGTGGCGTTCGTGCCGAGGCCGCTGCTGAACCTCGCGGCGGGCGCCCTGTTCGGTTCGCAGCTGGGCCTCGGCGTGGCACTGTCGGGCACGGTCCTCGGTGCCGGGATCGCCTTCTGCCTGGGCCGGGCGCTGGGCCAGGACGCCCTGCGGCCGCTGCTGCGGGGGCGCTGGCTGCAGGCCGCCGACGGTCAGCTCAGCCGGCACGGCTTCCGTTCGATGCTGGCGGTGCGGCTGTTCCCGGGTGTGCCGTTCTGGGCCGCGAACTACTGCGCCTCCGTCTCCCGCATGGGCCTGCTGCCGTTCCTGCTGGCCACGGGCCTGGGCTCGATCCCGAACACCGCCGCCTACG
This is a stretch of genomic DNA from Streptomyces hawaiiensis. It encodes these proteins:
- a CDS encoding spermidine synthase → MNEPVPVGRSVDHGFAKLMPDVDRARAWLLTVDGAPQSYVDLDEPAHLEFEYTRRLGHVLDVVAEPGRVLDVVHLGGGALTLPRYVAVTRPGSRQDVVEADRGLLELVSGHLPLPQGANIALHTADARAWLENAPAASADVLLADVFSGSRVPAHLTSVDYVRAAARVLRGSGVYLANLPDSAPFVFLRSQLATLATAFEELVLIAEPGVLRGRRFGNAVLVAGHQAIDVAALARLTAADVFPARVEHGAGLREFIGDARAVRDADAVPSPEPPDGAFGIG
- the tuf gene encoding elongation factor Tu; translated protein: MSKTAYVRTKPHLNIGTMGHVDHGKTTLTAAITKVLADRGSGAFVPFDRIDRAPEEAARGITINIAHVEYETDTRHYAHVDMPGHADYVKNMVTGAAQLDGAILVVSALDGIMPQTAEHVLLARQVGVDHIVVALNKADAGDEELADLVELEVRDLLTAHGYGGDSVPVVRVSGLKALEGDPRWTASIEALLDVVDTYVPMPERYLDAPFLLPVENVLTITGRGTVVTGAVERGVVRVGDRVEVLGASVETVVTGLETFGKPMEEAQAGDNVALLLRGVPRDAVRRGQVVAAPGSVKPRRRFSAQVYVLSAREGGRTRPVSSGYRPQFYIRTADVVGVVDLGEVAVARPGDTVAMTVELGREVPLEPGLGFAIREGGRTVGAGTVTVVG
- a CDS encoding TVP38/TMEM64 family protein, which gives rise to MLDATTRSGGTATASPRATAAELAVAVPPATTASPAVPNRFAARCSRVLLSPWSRLSLLVVLLAAGACGVLLFEPQRLLTEGWPPQLGGAAAAAVFAVAYGVCTVAFVPRPLLNLAAGALFGSQLGLGVALSGTVLGAGIAFCLGRALGQDALRPLLRGRWLQAADGQLSRHGFRSMLAVRLFPGVPFWAANYCASVSRMGLLPFLLATGLGSIPNTAAYAVAGARASAPTSPAFLIALACIALPALAGVVVAWRKRHQLRRL